In the Streptomyces sp. f51 genome, one interval contains:
- a CDS encoding polyprenyl synthetase family protein, producing the protein MRPSKPNAHRAVEAPPGSAHASQQGTSAERNAQRLDSSTWAGFQELQRIDADVPAAVERHLEILLAERAAQATALDPVFAHDLADRVARFTLGGGKRTRAQFLWWALRACGGGIGDSEAALRLGCALELIQTCALVHDDVMDGSRLRRGQPALHADVEAQYADTVSFAHRERFGESAAILAGDLALAWADDVLVDTELCPTRARRVRGLWSAMRTEMVAGQYLDLQGQSTSSRSLAHAIRAACLKSALYSVERPLALGAALSDADDATTAALCSAGRCIGIAFQLRDDLQDVFGTAEQSGKPSGSDIRSGKPTYLIAVAQARATARNDRSSLDVLRNSVGRPGLSQEGLAQVREVLISTGAQATTEAKISRLAAQGMRHLEGAALEPEGRRHLRELLQSATAIPTAPSAPAHGPTASSPRTGSRLLTMSAEGAGR; encoded by the coding sequence ATGCGTCCCAGCAAGCCGAACGCCCACCGTGCGGTCGAAGCGCCGCCCGGCTCGGCGCACGCTTCCCAGCAGGGAACTTCAGCTGAGCGGAATGCACAGCGGCTTGATTCCTCGACCTGGGCGGGCTTCCAGGAGTTGCAGAGGATTGACGCGGATGTGCCCGCAGCCGTCGAACGTCACCTCGAAATTCTGCTGGCTGAGCGCGCCGCGCAGGCAACCGCCCTCGACCCGGTGTTCGCTCACGATCTCGCCGATCGTGTCGCTCGCTTCACCCTGGGCGGAGGCAAGCGCACACGAGCCCAGTTCCTGTGGTGGGCGCTGCGCGCGTGCGGCGGCGGGATCGGCGATTCGGAGGCTGCGCTGCGTCTGGGGTGCGCTCTGGAACTCATTCAGACCTGCGCGCTCGTTCACGACGATGTGATGGACGGCTCCCGGCTCCGCCGCGGGCAGCCCGCCCTGCACGCGGACGTCGAGGCTCAGTACGCCGACACCGTGTCCTTCGCGCACCGAGAGCGTTTCGGCGAATCGGCGGCCATCCTCGCCGGGGACCTGGCGCTGGCGTGGGCGGACGACGTGCTGGTCGACACCGAACTCTGCCCCACCCGCGCACGACGGGTGCGCGGCCTGTGGAGCGCCATGCGCACGGAGATGGTGGCCGGCCAATACCTGGACCTTCAAGGCCAGAGCACCTCGTCACGCTCGTTGGCCCACGCGATCCGCGCCGCCTGCCTCAAAAGTGCTCTCTACTCGGTCGAGCGGCCGCTGGCCCTCGGCGCCGCCCTCTCAGATGCAGACGACGCCACCACGGCGGCCCTGTGCTCAGCCGGCCGGTGCATCGGCATCGCCTTCCAACTGCGGGACGACCTCCAGGACGTCTTCGGCACGGCAGAGCAGAGCGGCAAGCCGTCGGGCAGTGACATCCGGTCGGGCAAGCCCACCTATCTCATCGCCGTCGCGCAGGCCCGGGCCACGGCCCGAAACGACCGCAGCTCCCTGGACGTGCTGCGCAACTCAGTCGGCCGTCCCGGACTCTCACAAGAGGGTCTCGCCCAGGTGCGGGAGGTACTCATCTCCACCGGCGCGCAAGCGACAACAGAAGCAAAGATCAGCAGACTGGCCGCGCAGGGCATGCGCCATCTCGAAGGAGCGGCGCTCGAGCCCGAGGGCCGCAGGCATCTGCGGGAACTCCTGCAGTCCGCCACCGCGATTCCCACGGCCCCAAGTGCACCCGCGCACGGCCCGACCGCCTCCTCCCCTCGCACCGGATCCCGGCTTCTCACCATGAGCGCAGAGGGGGCCGGCCGATGA
- a CDS encoding lycopene cyclase family protein → MLRADVAIVGAGAAGLSLAYLLSDPPPGRRRLSVLLIDAPPGPLRPPLRTWCFWEPGRGWYDDAVTASWQNLRVHTRAGQSLTSHIAPLRYKMIRSDDFENLIAHSLQQSDNVQCIEATAEAVEGIAGGALIHGRTADGQPLNARARWVFDSRPLGSLPAGRTTLLQHFHGRFVESDQPIFDPGTAELMDFRTPQPAQGLSFGYVLPTSPTYALVEYTEFSLQLLSRQAYEAVLSHYTRDVLGLPDLKVVSTETGVIPMTDAPFTRQTAPSVFRIGAAAGATRPSTGYTFAAIQRQVQTVANALLSGRNPRPPAAHSARSRAMDAVMLRALDRGRVGADFFSRLFTHVPMERLLRFLDGRTCLHEDLAVGIRTPVLPMLRSAAELLYLPRRPFPRP, encoded by the coding sequence GTGCTCAGGGCGGATGTCGCCATCGTGGGCGCGGGCGCGGCGGGACTCTCCCTCGCGTACCTGTTGTCCGACCCGCCCCCAGGAAGGCGCCGGCTGTCGGTGCTCCTCATCGATGCCCCGCCAGGTCCCCTGCGACCGCCGCTGCGGACCTGGTGCTTTTGGGAGCCCGGTCGGGGCTGGTACGACGACGCCGTGACCGCGTCCTGGCAGAACTTGCGGGTTCATACTCGCGCCGGTCAGAGCCTTACGAGTCACATCGCACCGCTGCGGTACAAGATGATCCGCTCCGACGACTTCGAGAACCTGATCGCTCACAGCCTCCAGCAGAGCGACAACGTTCAGTGCATCGAGGCGACGGCCGAAGCAGTGGAGGGCATCGCTGGCGGGGCCCTGATCCACGGTCGAACCGCAGACGGTCAGCCGTTGAATGCCCGGGCCCGGTGGGTCTTCGACTCCCGCCCGCTGGGCAGCCTCCCCGCAGGCCGTACCACCTTGCTGCAGCACTTCCATGGCCGGTTCGTGGAATCCGATCAGCCGATCTTCGACCCCGGCACGGCCGAACTGATGGACTTCCGTACGCCGCAGCCCGCCCAGGGCCTCTCCTTTGGCTACGTACTGCCCACCAGCCCCACGTATGCCCTCGTGGAATACACCGAATTCTCCCTCCAACTCCTGTCTCGGCAAGCATATGAAGCCGTCCTGAGCCACTACACCCGAGATGTTCTCGGTCTGCCGGACCTCAAGGTCGTCTCGACCGAGACGGGCGTCATTCCCATGACGGACGCACCCTTCACCCGGCAGACCGCACCGTCGGTGTTCCGGATCGGCGCAGCAGCAGGTGCGACCCGCCCGTCGACGGGATACACCTTCGCCGCCATCCAACGCCAGGTCCAAACAGTCGCCAACGCACTGCTGTCCGGGCGGAACCCGCGGCCACCCGCTGCGCACTCCGCCCGCTCCCGGGCCATGGACGCCGTCATGCTGCGCGCCCTGGACCGCGGCCGGGTCGGCGCCGACTTCTTCAGCCGCCTGTTCACCCACGTCCCCATGGAACGACTGCTGCGCTTCCTCGACGGCCGTACCTGTCTCCACGAAGACCTCGCCGTGGGAATTCGCACCCCCGTGCTTCCCATGCTGCGATCCGCCGCAGAACTGCTGTACCTACCCCGCCGCCCCTTCCCCCGCCCGTGA
- a CDS encoding class I SAM-dependent methyltransferase, producing the protein MTLLRDADLAAAFDHAARSYDTLVAVNPGYHAHLRRSARRLGLADGGRGLRVLDLGCGTGASTAALTAVLPHASVTAVDASAGMLERAAVKPWPGDVTFVHAPAEQLTEANVGGAYDAVFAGYLFRNVADPDSVLASVHGLLAPHGRLAVHEYTLSGRAGHRAVWTAVCAGIVLPVATALGDGQLYRHLWRSVVEFDTAEEFARRVHSAGFDSVRVLPLPGWQTGITHTVIARRAPGDDEAVGR; encoded by the coding sequence ATGACTCTGCTCCGCGACGCGGACCTGGCCGCCGCGTTCGACCATGCCGCCCGCAGCTACGACACACTGGTGGCCGTCAACCCCGGCTACCACGCACATCTGCGCCGCTCCGCGCGCCGCCTGGGCTTGGCAGACGGCGGCCGCGGCCTGCGCGTACTGGACCTGGGGTGCGGCACCGGTGCCTCGACCGCCGCACTGACAGCGGTGCTTCCTCACGCCTCGGTCACGGCTGTCGATGCTTCGGCCGGCATGTTGGAACGCGCAGCTGTCAAGCCCTGGCCCGGCGACGTCACGTTCGTCCACGCCCCGGCGGAGCAGCTGACAGAGGCAAACGTCGGGGGAGCCTACGACGCGGTGTTCGCCGGATACCTGTTCCGCAATGTCGCCGATCCCGACAGCGTCCTCGCATCGGTGCATGGCCTGCTGGCCCCTCATGGCCGGCTCGCGGTGCACGAGTACACCCTCAGCGGCCGGGCCGGCCACCGAGCGGTGTGGACGGCCGTGTGCGCCGGCATCGTCCTGCCCGTCGCCACCGCCCTGGGCGACGGGCAGTTGTATCGCCACCTATGGCGCAGCGTGGTCGAATTCGACACGGCCGAGGAATTCGCACGCCGGGTCCACTCGGCCGGCTTCGACTCCGTTCGGGTGCTGCCCTTGCCGGGATGGCAAACCGGCATCACCCACACGGTCATCGCCCGGCGCGCCCCCGGCGACGACGAGGCCGTCGGCCGATGA
- a CDS encoding ANTAR domain-containing protein produces the protein MSQMLTHGHGEQPAARTENEQIPQAAQPRHEGARQAVVEHATGVVMALGRFDAGEAGRALAEVSDRTGLTPVRAAELLTDWLTTGELNLGLRIALEEAIRDRRRAQSAPAPAGGTKSWEGGGHAVPQA, from the coding sequence ATGAGTCAGATGCTGACGCACGGACACGGCGAGCAGCCCGCGGCTCGCACGGAGAATGAGCAGATACCGCAGGCGGCACAGCCCCGGCACGAGGGGGCGCGGCAGGCCGTGGTTGAGCATGCGACGGGTGTGGTGATGGCGCTGGGACGGTTCGACGCCGGCGAGGCTGGAAGGGCCCTGGCCGAGGTCTCTGATCGCACAGGCCTCACGCCGGTCCGCGCCGCCGAACTGCTCACCGACTGGCTGACCACCGGGGAACTCAATCTGGGACTTCGCATAGCCCTGGAAGAGGCGATCCGCGACCGGCGCCGAGCGCAGTCAGCACCTGCCCCTGCGGGTGGAACGAAGTCCTGGGAGGGAGGGGGCCATGCTGTCCCACAGGCTTGA
- a CDS encoding sigma-70 family RNA polymerase sigma factor, producing the protein MTSQQMTEQPLEGAPLAAPVQESLDEEELASAFARGDEQALSGAYRRWGRLVYTLAWRSLGDAGEAEDVTQVVFLAAWRGRAGFAPERGALAAWIVGITRRKIADALHARTRRTDLVAAAGAVVSTQDRAGEPDAVLDRVLIHHELSKLPAVQRRVLSLAYYNDLTQTQIAQVTGLPLGTVKSHTRRGLHGLNRCLQEVGENRPGARPLQADG; encoded by the coding sequence ATGACCTCACAGCAGATGACAGAGCAGCCCCTTGAGGGTGCTCCGCTCGCGGCTCCCGTTCAGGAGTCTCTTGATGAGGAGGAACTCGCCTCAGCGTTCGCCCGGGGCGACGAGCAGGCCCTTTCCGGGGCTTACCGGCGATGGGGTCGCCTGGTGTACACCCTGGCGTGGCGCTCTCTGGGCGACGCGGGCGAGGCGGAGGACGTCACGCAGGTGGTGTTCCTGGCCGCATGGCGGGGGCGGGCCGGCTTCGCACCCGAACGGGGCGCCCTGGCAGCGTGGATCGTCGGAATCACCCGACGCAAGATCGCCGACGCGTTGCACGCCCGGACACGCCGGACCGACCTGGTGGCGGCAGCGGGTGCCGTCGTATCCACGCAGGACCGTGCCGGTGAGCCCGATGCGGTCCTGGACCGCGTCCTCATACATCACGAGCTGTCGAAGCTCCCGGCGGTTCAGCGGCGCGTGCTCAGCCTCGCCTACTACAACGACCTCACACAGACCCAGATCGCCCAGGTCACCGGCTTGCCGTTGGGAACGGTCAAGAGCCACACCCGTCGCGGGCTGCACGGCCTGAACCGTTGCCTCCAAGAGGTCGGCGAGAACCGCCCCGGTGCGCGACCCCTCCAAGCGGACGGCTGA
- a CDS encoding glycosyltransferase, producing MPRIVVVSPPFLSHARPLAELCRALRENGAEVWFACTPSFEWLAREVAAHFAPLTVTRNANTGVAEETHQDAEEAARLVEFLEATRQGPVPTLVTQARHRRSDMLADPDGVLDELATLDARLRPDWYLVDQLSYPVTLALHCLGVPYATFCPGHPSYVLSGPDAYFGVPYDWPEALYPDPAELPELLSAARENDALFTVLFDEFVHRRAPARPTPARAFGLTSPYAVLYSYPEFPWLPRPAPGPVSLFAGHSVTPSPRLDEAWRKRLEVLRGEGRRIVLVALGTFLSARDDVLRTVVRGVLDHLHDSAVVVAAGGRSHRLADLAGERAVVVPSVPQQALLEHVDLMVHHGGNNSFTECVRAGVPALVLPFSSDQFSVARDAECSGVGVVADPNAAGPAEIGAALEALSVTAGPRVADLAGQVREHGPLWGAARLLTVMRERAPARPA from the coding sequence ATGCCACGCATCGTGGTCGTCAGTCCACCGTTCCTGTCGCATGCCCGACCGCTGGCCGAGCTTTGCCGGGCATTGCGGGAGAACGGCGCTGAGGTCTGGTTCGCCTGCACCCCATCCTTCGAGTGGCTGGCCAGGGAGGTGGCTGCCCACTTCGCGCCCCTGACCGTGACCAGGAACGCCAACACCGGTGTCGCGGAGGAGACGCACCAGGACGCCGAGGAGGCGGCTCGCCTCGTCGAATTCCTCGAGGCGACACGCCAGGGCCCGGTGCCTACCTTGGTCACTCAGGCGCGTCACCGGCGAAGCGACATGCTGGCCGACCCGGACGGCGTACTCGACGAACTGGCCACCCTGGACGCGCGACTGAGGCCCGACTGGTACCTGGTCGACCAGCTCAGCTATCCCGTGACCCTCGCGCTGCACTGCCTGGGAGTGCCGTACGCGACGTTCTGCCCCGGGCACCCCAGCTACGTCCTGTCCGGACCGGACGCCTACTTCGGGGTGCCCTACGACTGGCCCGAGGCGCTGTATCCCGACCCCGCGGAACTGCCCGAACTTCTGTCCGCCGCGCGGGAGAACGACGCGCTGTTCACCGTGCTGTTCGACGAATTCGTCCATCGGCGCGCCCCGGCCCGGCCGACCCCCGCCAGGGCGTTCGGCCTGACGTCCCCATATGCGGTCCTCTACTCCTATCCGGAGTTTCCATGGCTTCCCCGTCCGGCGCCGGGCCCGGTGTCCCTCTTCGCCGGCCACTCCGTGACGCCTTCCCCGCGGCTGGACGAGGCGTGGCGCAAACGCCTTGAGGTGCTTCGGGGGGAGGGCCGGCGGATTGTTCTCGTGGCTCTCGGCACCTTTCTGTCCGCTCGGGACGACGTGCTGCGCACTGTCGTGCGCGGTGTGCTGGACCACCTGCACGACTCTGCTGTCGTCGTCGCGGCGGGCGGGCGGTCCCACCGACTCGCGGACCTGGCCGGGGAGCGGGCCGTGGTGGTGCCGTCGGTGCCCCAGCAGGCGTTGCTCGAACACGTCGACCTGATGGTCCACCACGGCGGCAACAACTCCTTCACGGAGTGCGTCCGGGCGGGCGTTCCGGCCCTGGTGCTGCCCTTTTCCAGCGATCAGTTCTCCGTCGCGCGCGACGCGGAGTGCTCGGGCGTGGGTGTGGTCGCCGATCCGAACGCCGCAGGGCCGGCCGAGATCGGCGCCGCTCTGGAGGCGTTGTCGGTCACGGCCGGCCCACGGGTTGCCGACCTGGCCGGCCAGGTCCGTGAGCACGGGCCCCTATGGGGAGCCGCGCGCCTGCTCACGGTCATGCGGGAGCGGGCACCGGCACGGCCCGCATGA
- a CDS encoding FAD-dependent oxidoreductase, with amino-acid sequence MRAPRPRDIARRGRDRRAHTLLPRPGAPRVDSERPPTTAVVGGGIAGMAAATALAERGVRVTLYEREASLGGRVAGWPVTLRDGTTATMSRGFHAFFRQYYNLRGLLRRTDPGLQRLTGLADYPLQHSGGLHDSFRKVPRTPPWSAIGFVAQSPTFTIRDLYRMNPRAALPLLDVRVPEVYEQLDGVSAYDFLQSIRFPEAAHHLAFEVFSRSFFADPRQLSAAEMVLMFHIYFLGSAEGLLFDVPDEPFPDALWRPLGDYLRGHHVDIRLSTPVATVAPTHEGGFIVDCGEERWYDSVVLALDTAGLQSIVSSSPELGHTAWRQSVARLRTAPPFLVSRLWLDQPVARDRPGFLGTSGYGTVDNVSILNRWEGEASRWAARTGGSVVELHAYALPHDCARDVEQKRLLTQLHTVYPETRAALVVDERHEWRSDCPLFPVGGYTDRPTIRTSHPGLVIAGDLVRTELPVALMERAATSGFMAANALLEQWNVQGQALWTVPRRGRNLAFRATTMMGTSSRGSRMAFVDRPQ; translated from the coding sequence ATGAGGGCGCCGAGGCCACGAGACATCGCCCGACGCGGCAGAGACCGCCGGGCACACACGCTGCTGCCCCGGCCCGGCGCCCCACGCGTCGACAGCGAGCGGCCGCCCACCACCGCCGTCGTGGGCGGAGGAATTGCCGGAATGGCGGCCGCTACCGCCCTCGCCGAACGAGGGGTGCGCGTCACCCTCTACGAACGCGAGGCCTCACTCGGCGGGCGCGTAGCGGGCTGGCCGGTCACCCTGCGCGACGGCACAACGGCCACCATGAGCAGAGGCTTTCATGCCTTCTTCCGGCAGTACTACAACCTCCGCGGGCTCCTGCGCAGGACCGACCCTGGGCTGCAGCGGCTGACCGGCCTTGCCGACTACCCCCTGCAACACAGCGGTGGGCTGCACGACAGCTTCCGCAAGGTCCCTCGCACACCACCGTGGAGCGCCATCGGCTTTGTCGCCCAGAGCCCGACATTCACCATCCGCGACCTGTACCGCATGAACCCCCGCGCCGCCCTGCCCCTCCTCGACGTCCGCGTACCGGAGGTCTATGAGCAACTCGACGGCGTCAGCGCATACGACTTCCTGCAATCGATCCGCTTCCCCGAAGCCGCCCACCACCTCGCCTTCGAGGTCTTCTCCCGCAGCTTCTTCGCTGATCCTCGGCAACTGTCAGCGGCAGAGATGGTGCTGATGTTCCACATCTACTTCCTCGGCTCCGCCGAAGGACTTCTCTTCGACGTACCCGACGAACCCTTCCCCGACGCGCTCTGGAGACCGCTTGGCGACTACCTGCGGGGCCACCATGTCGACATCCGGCTGTCCACCCCGGTCGCTACCGTCGCCCCCACACACGAGGGAGGCTTCATCGTCGACTGTGGCGAAGAGCGGTGGTACGACTCCGTCGTGCTGGCGCTGGACACTGCCGGCCTGCAATCCATCGTCAGCAGTTCGCCGGAACTCGGCCACACGGCATGGCGCCAAAGCGTTGCCCGGCTGCGGACGGCACCGCCCTTCCTTGTCTCGCGTCTCTGGCTCGACCAGCCCGTGGCCCGCGATCGCCCCGGCTTTCTGGGCACCAGCGGATACGGAACCGTGGACAACGTCAGCATCCTCAACCGATGGGAGGGCGAAGCCTCCCGCTGGGCGGCTCGCACCGGCGGCTCCGTCGTCGAACTGCATGCCTACGCCCTCCCGCACGACTGCGCCCGCGACGTGGAGCAAAAGCGGTTGCTCACCCAGCTTCACACCGTCTACCCGGAGACACGGGCCGCCCTCGTGGTGGACGAACGCCACGAGTGGCGGAGCGACTGCCCGCTGTTCCCGGTCGGCGGGTACACCGACCGTCCCACCATCCGCACCAGCCACCCCGGCCTGGTGATCGCCGGAGACCTCGTGCGCACGGAGCTGCCCGTCGCCCTCATGGAACGCGCGGCGACGAGCGGCTTCATGGCCGCCAACGCATTGCTGGAACAGTGGAATGTCCAAGGACAGGCTCTGTGGACGGTGCCTCGGCGAGGCCGCAATCTTGCCTTCAGGGCTACGACGATGATGGGCACTTCTTCAAGGGGTAGCCGCATGGCTTTCGTGGACCGACCGCAGTAG
- a CDS encoding DUF4383 domain-containing protein, which yields MKLQDELPIDHHLATVYRWGSAFCGVVLLVFGSLGFADELSPFDTNGNVAGMSSNGALSLISVAVGALLIAGAVVGGNIASTLNMTVGTLFLLSGFVHIFILDRPANILGFGMTNVVFSFVMGLVILTFGMYGRVSSKLPHDNPYWQRRHPREAARESLARRRQPAPAEALPPGTDRTALQGAAGSPGSRPSP from the coding sequence ATGAAGCTCCAGGACGAACTTCCCATCGACCACCACCTGGCCACCGTCTACCGGTGGGGCTCCGCGTTCTGCGGGGTGGTCCTGCTCGTCTTCGGCAGCCTCGGCTTCGCCGACGAGCTCAGCCCGTTCGACACGAACGGAAACGTCGCGGGCATGTCGTCCAACGGCGCCCTGAGCCTGATCTCCGTCGCCGTCGGCGCGCTCCTGATCGCCGGCGCCGTCGTCGGAGGCAACATCGCCTCCACACTCAACATGACGGTGGGAACCCTGTTCCTGCTCAGCGGCTTCGTCCACATCTTCATCCTCGACCGGCCCGCCAACATCCTCGGCTTCGGCATGACCAACGTCGTCTTCAGCTTTGTCATGGGGCTGGTGATCCTCACGTTCGGCATGTACGGGCGCGTGTCGAGCAAGCTGCCCCACGACAACCCGTACTGGCAGCGCCGCCACCCGCGCGAGGCCGCCCGGGAATCCCTCGCCCGACGCCGGCAGCCGGCCCCCGCAGAGGCACTGCCGCCGGGCACGGACCGGACCGCCTTGCAGGGAGCGGCCGGGTCTCCCGGCTCGCGGCCCAGCCCCTGA
- a CDS encoding SigB/SigF/SigG family RNA polymerase sigma factor: protein MPTKNFAARPRTGVAADRGFDDSPESGALFIRLAELEDGPERDAVRDELVSLWLPMAHRIAGRFRDRGEAIEDLRQVAALGLIKAIDGFDPVRGAFESYAVPTITGEVKRHFRDRMWAVRVPRRVQELRNCVRIARRELCQQPGPAEPTIAEIAAHACLTEEEVSAGMEAMEGFSALSLDVEVGAGDDGYSLGDTLGAADSSFDTIVDRMAAAKELRRLPERERSILYMRFFEDMTQGRIAERLGISQMHVSRIISRSCARVRRGALAR, encoded by the coding sequence GTGCCCACCAAGAACTTTGCAGCCCGTCCGCGCACCGGCGTTGCGGCAGACCGAGGCTTTGACGACTCACCCGAATCCGGCGCTCTGTTCATCCGGCTGGCGGAACTGGAGGACGGCCCCGAGCGGGATGCCGTGCGCGATGAGCTGGTCAGTCTCTGGCTGCCCATGGCGCATCGGATCGCCGGCCGCTTCCGCGACCGAGGTGAGGCCATCGAGGACCTGCGCCAGGTCGCAGCCCTTGGTCTCATCAAGGCCATCGACGGGTTCGACCCGGTTCGCGGCGCCTTCGAGAGCTACGCCGTCCCGACGATCACCGGCGAGGTGAAGCGTCACTTCAGAGACCGGATGTGGGCCGTGCGGGTTCCGCGCCGGGTCCAGGAATTGCGCAACTGTGTCCGGATTGCCCGCCGTGAACTGTGCCAGCAGCCCGGCCCGGCCGAGCCGACGATCGCTGAGATCGCCGCCCACGCCTGCCTCACCGAGGAAGAGGTGAGCGCCGGGATGGAGGCCATGGAAGGCTTCAGCGCCCTCTCCCTCGATGTGGAAGTAGGCGCAGGCGACGACGGATACAGCCTCGGCGACACCCTGGGCGCCGCCGACTCTTCCTTCGACACCATCGTCGACCGGATGGCGGCCGCCAAGGAGTTGCGCCGGCTGCCAGAACGGGAGCGGTCCATCCTCTACATGCGCTTCTTCGAGGACATGACGCAAGGCCGTATCGCCGAAAGGCTCGGCATCTCGCAGATGCACGTCTCCCGCATCATCTCCCGCAGCTGTGCCCGCGTACGCCGAGGGGCTCTGGCGCGGTGA
- a CDS encoding glycosyltransferase family 4 protein yields MSTVSSADTVAPVGPAGVLEPVDADPLVAARGRFFAGSAGTSGYPSIDVRACADGELLKLLEAEYGPSSWPVTASGEPLLDRNDAAVASLRRACRLAVPLSPEALLAHTRGGPRLEAVVAEMWPGAVQWHGREHAEALLRNLLMTASDTATSAFFLNLAVAAELRPLTAAEAAELADSTKDRTVRHAAWRYLYLLPDGPERLPGPSAAEDVYERLLIVPPTVPIDWDDARPGKLIAQTMLLGHLDRPGEGLSGGLSVLLGGLGDRLALTEGIAGVVTLVAAGHDDLERDPRTAYERGPGHWVLRLPVDAAGPPSPSDIALHRSALAWWAARLLGNMTRPLDILHVRYADDGSLAMAEAAARVGTRLVFTATPDPHRHLADRHAHRAPLRDAEAAEELRHDLHRIFVADRLVDRADAVVAIPGQGGTQELVRHFPVLAGLNDGAGPSAIPEGIAPYRPAPDEGKQREALLSALFAGGHRSHALDPAERHLPLLLNVGRLHPVKQQDLLVQAWLATGAYMTTTLVLIGGGPPPGTAAENAMRARIRSLLLGYPRARSRFALLPALPNESVRRLQRALADPANGIRAWYVCPSVKEEFGIAVLEAMEAGLSAAGPGRGGVTHYLRDGVNGILLDTSSAAGVAKGLRRMAALPERDRTRFARAGRDVVTTRYSIDVMANALARQYGAVRKTDQP; encoded by the coding sequence ATGTCCACCGTCTCCTCCGCAGACACCGTGGCGCCTGTGGGACCGGCTGGCGTCCTCGAACCCGTCGACGCCGATCCTCTGGTGGCGGCGCGGGGGCGGTTCTTCGCCGGTTCCGCGGGCACCAGCGGGTACCCAAGCATTGACGTACGGGCCTGCGCAGACGGCGAACTGCTGAAGCTGTTGGAAGCTGAGTACGGGCCGTCGTCGTGGCCCGTGACAGCAAGCGGCGAACCGCTACTCGACCGGAACGACGCGGCCGTGGCCTCCTTGCGCAGAGCGTGCAGGCTCGCTGTACCGCTGAGTCCAGAGGCGCTCCTGGCCCACACCCGAGGTGGCCCGCGCCTTGAGGCGGTCGTCGCCGAGATGTGGCCAGGAGCGGTGCAGTGGCACGGCAGAGAACACGCCGAGGCGCTTTTGCGGAACCTGCTGATGACCGCATCGGACACGGCCACTTCAGCGTTCTTCCTGAACCTGGCGGTGGCGGCCGAGCTGCGTCCCCTCACGGCCGCGGAGGCCGCCGAGCTGGCGGACTCGACGAAGGACCGGACGGTACGCCACGCCGCCTGGCGCTATCTGTATCTGCTCCCTGACGGACCCGAACGACTTCCCGGTCCCTCTGCGGCGGAGGACGTCTACGAGCGGCTGCTGATCGTGCCTCCCACCGTGCCCATCGACTGGGACGATGCCCGTCCGGGCAAGCTCATCGCGCAGACCATGCTCTTGGGCCACTTGGACAGACCTGGCGAGGGGCTGAGCGGCGGCCTCTCGGTGTTGCTCGGCGGGCTCGGCGACCGGCTCGCCCTCACAGAAGGAATTGCGGGCGTCGTCACCCTGGTCGCGGCCGGACATGACGATCTCGAACGGGATCCTCGCACGGCCTATGAGCGCGGGCCCGGACATTGGGTGCTGCGGCTTCCCGTCGACGCCGCGGGGCCACCGTCACCATCCGACATCGCCCTTCACCGCTCGGCGCTCGCCTGGTGGGCAGCACGGCTGCTGGGCAACATGACACGACCGCTCGACATTTTGCATGTGCGCTACGCGGACGACGGCAGTCTGGCCATGGCAGAGGCCGCCGCACGGGTCGGTACACGTCTGGTCTTCACTGCCACCCCCGACCCGCACCGGCACCTGGCCGACCGCCATGCCCACCGCGCCCCCCTCCGCGACGCGGAGGCCGCGGAGGAACTCCGCCATGACCTGCACCGCATCTTCGTCGCCGACCGGCTGGTCGACCGCGCGGATGCGGTCGTGGCCATTCCCGGGCAGGGCGGCACCCAGGAGCTCGTACGCCATTTCCCGGTGTTGGCTGGGCTGAACGACGGTGCGGGGCCGTCCGCGATCCCCGAGGGCATTGCCCCCTACCGTCCTGCTCCCGACGAGGGCAAGCAGCGTGAGGCGCTTTTGTCGGCGCTGTTCGCCGGCGGGCATCGGTCGCACGCCCTGGACCCCGCAGAGCGCCACCTGCCGTTGCTGCTCAATGTGGGCCGTCTGCATCCGGTGAAGCAGCAAGACCTTCTGGTCCAGGCTTGGCTGGCCACGGGGGCGTACATGACGACCACCTTGGTGCTGATCGGCGGCGGTCCGCCTCCAGGCACAGCCGCCGAGAACGCCATGCGTGCTCGAATCCGTTCCCTTCTGCTCGGCTACCCGCGAGCGCGGTCCCGCTTCGCGCTCCTTCCAGCGCTGCCCAACGAGAGCGTCCGCCGACTGCAACGAGCCCTTGCGGACCCGGCGAACGGCATACGGGCCTGGTACGTGTGTCCCAGTGTCAAAGAGGAGTTCGGGATCGCCGTCCTGGAGGCGATGGAGGCGGGACTGTCGGCGGCAGGGCCGGGCCGGGGCGGGGTCACGCACTACCTGCGGGACGGTGTGAACGGCATCCTGCTCGACACATCCAGTGCGGCCGGCGTGGCAAAGGGACTGCGCAGAATGGCGGCCCTGCCCGAAAGGGACCGAACGCGTTTCGCCCGAGCGGGGCGCGACGTTGTCACCACCCGCTACTCGATCGATGTGATGGCGAATGCGCTGGCCCGGCAGTACGGCGCGGTGAGGAAGACCGACCAGCCCTGA